The Desulfarculaceae bacterium DNA window CCGTCTCCAGGCCCACCGCCCCGCCGCCGATCACCACCACCCGGCCCCGGCACAGGGCCTCGCCCCGGATCACCTGCCAGGCGGTGAAGACGTTGTCCCCGTCCGCGCCGGGAATGGGCGGCGTGGCGGGCGCGCTGCCCGTGGCCAGCACCACCGCGTCGGGATTAAGCGCGGCCACCGAGTCCGCCGTGGCCTCGGTCCCCAGCAGCACCTCCACCCCCAGGTCCTCCAGGGTGGCCGCCTGCCAGGCCGGGATGGAGCCGAAGTCGTTTTTCATCAAGGGCTGGTTCCACCAGGCCAGTTGCCCGCCCAGGCGCGTGGCCTTTTCGATGAGCGTCACCCTGTGCCCCCGACCGGCGGCGGTGAGAGCCGCCTGACAGCCCGCCGGGCCGCCGCCGATCACCACCACCTTCTTTGGCGCGGCCACGGGCTCGGGCCCGGGGTCCTTGGCCTCGCGCCCGGCCCGGGGGTTGACCATGCAGCCCACCGGCTTCATCTGGGGGATGGCGTCGAAGCAGCCCTGGTTGCAGGCCACGCAGCGCCGGATCAGCTCCGAGGTGCCCGCCTGGGCCTTGAGGGGCAGCTCGGGGTCGGCCAGCAGGGGGCGGCCCATGCAGATCAGGTCCGCGTCGCCCCGGGCCAGGATGGCCTCGGCCAGCTCCGGGCTGTGGATGCGGTTGCTCGCGGCCACGGGCACCCGGTCCACCGCCCACTTGACGCCCCGCGCCAGGTAACTGAAGCCGCCGGGAGGCAGCTCCTGGGTGATCTGGGGCACCCGGGTCTCGTGCCACCCGCCGGTGACGTTGATCAGGTCCACGCCGGCTTTCTCACAGGCCTGGGCGAACAACGCCGCTTCCTCGTTGGTGTGGCTGCCGGGCACGAAGTCGTTGCCCGCGATGCGGATGCCCACGCAGAAGTCGTCGCCCACCGCGGCCCGCACCTTGGCGATGGTCTCCAGGCCGAAGCGCATGCGGTTGTCCAGGGAGCCGCCGTACTCGTCCTCGCGTTGGTTGATGAAAGGCGAGAGGAACTGGCAGATGAGGTAGCCCGCCGAGCCCAGGATCTCCACCATGTCCAGGCCCGCTTCCTTGGCCCGCCGGGCGGCGGCCGCGAAGTCGTCCTGCACCGAGGCGATCTCCTCCGGGCTCATGGCCCGGCAGTCTTCCTTGGTGTAGCGCGAGGTGTGGGCGCTGGCGCTGATCGCCTCGCCGCCGATGAGCATGGAGTGGGAGTAGGCCCCGGCCATGTAGAGCTGGGCCCCGATCTTGGCCCCGTGCTGGTGGGCCGCCTTCGCCAGGCGCTCAAATCCCGGGATGTCCTCGTCCTTCATGATGCTCACGAAGATGGGGCCGCCCGCCTTCTGGTTGATCACGCAGCCGCCCACGATCATCAGCCCGGCCCCTCCGGCCGCCCGCTCGCGGTAAAAGGCCACCAGTTGGTCGCTCACCGCCCCGCCGGGGGTGCAGTTCAGATGCATGGCCGGAACCACGATGCGGTTCCTTAGCTCAAGCTGGTTCAGGGTGATGGGCTCGAACAAGAGGGGATAGCTGTCCATGTCTGACTCCCGGTGAGATGGGCGTGCGGCGCCTGTATCCAGTCTACCCTAGGTATCGCGGGAGGAGGGGCGGAGGCAAGGGGAAAGACATAGGAGAGAGGACAGGGCTCTGGTATTAAAGGCGATGCCCAGGCTGCTATAAAGTAGCCAACAATGGGTAAAAATTAATTTAACGCCACATTAGCTCGATAATTTCGAAGAGTTTGTTTTCATAAATCTGAGGATAGTGTAACAACATGCCAGCAAAATTTGCCTCCCAATGGCGCTTAACTTCCTTATACTGATCATCACTATTTTGTTGTTGTTTAAAATAATTTGTTGCCCAAGAGTAAAAATCATTTTCTCTTGTCAATCTAGCGCAAAACATTTCAATGCACGCCCTCCCAATTGTTCTAGGTAAGATCCTTTTCCTGTCGACTGGCCCGGGCTCAAGAGGGAAAGCGCTTTTGATTGCATCTGCCTTTCCTGCCTTGATGAAACAATAAATATCAGGCCTAATTACTTTAAAGAACGTAAAAATTACTGGCATAAAAGCCGAGGCCATTACGGATTCTATGTCTAACTGTCCGACTTTTCCATGCTTATAATCAACCGCACGTAGCACCATATTCAAAACCGTCATCATTCGGTTTTGCTGGCGCAAACTAACATTGTGAATTCCACACAATTCACCGACAATCATCCCTATATATTTACCGAAATCATTCTTTGTTGGGTCATGCCAACGCGACAATGCCTCTTCCAGGTGAAACTGCGTCAAAAGATATGATGTATATTCAAAACGATCAGGAGGAGGCAATTCAATTTTGAAATCAAAAAAGCGCAACAAATAACCTTCTTCTTTCATTTTCAGGCCATAAATCCTCGCAACTGCGGACGATAACGCCTCCATATCCATAGCAAGGACGAACATAACATTTGGGGCATCAAAAATGTGCTTGATTCTCTCGAGCAGTTTGATTGCAAAATCAGGACGACATCTGTCCAATTCGTCAACAAAAATGATCAGAGGATATTTATCGCCGTACTGTTTGCGGATTTGCCTTGCAAATTTTTCCAAACTATTTTTAAAATATATTACGGATTCTTTATTCTTTCTATAGTTTACAATAATGTCTTCTGAGACTCCCTTGACTAAATTTTCAAAGTTTTCGTTCTGTAAATTTAGTTTGTCTAATTCTATTCCAGATGATGCTATAGCTCCTCTAGTCACGATTGAAAGGAGGATTGGTATGGCATTTTTTATAAGGCCCTTCCCGTGTGATTTAATATCTTCCAAATATTTTTCGATTAATTTTGTGCCTTTCCCCTGCTTTTTTATTTGTTCCACAAGCCCTTCGATTTCACCAAAAAAGGCAGAAAGCGGGTCTTCAACAAAATCATTTTCCCAAGCATTGAAATAAATTACGGAGCAGCCATCCTTTTGCAGCATTTCCTGCCACATTTTTAGAAAAGTCGTCTTCCCCGTACCCCAAGGGGAGTCAATTGCCAAAACAAAGGGTTGGGTCACGGTTCGCGCCAACTGGCTCAGCGTCGAAGCAAGCGGTTCCCGACCTAAGTGATCCTCTTCAAAGGAAACCAAATTTTTCTCGGCTTTTGTAAGTAGGCTTTTCACGGAAGAGTCTGTGCTAGCCATGTAAGCCCCCCTTCGCTTCTCGACCTGTCAGGTTTCGCTCAGTTCCACCAAATTACACTATTTCTCTAAAAAATTTAAAGCGGCGCGTTCTGGCGAGTCGCGGCCGCCTGCCGGTTATTCTTCCCTTCCTCCCCGGACCCTTCTAAGATGAGTACATGGAAGGCGTGCTGCTCAAAGACATCGTGATCATCTACGCCCTGGCCGCCGGGGTGGTCTACCTGTTCCATAAGGTCAAGCTGCCCCCGGTGGTGGGGTTCCTGCTCACCGGCGTGCTGGCCGGTCCCCACGGCTTCGGGCTCATCTCCTCGGTGCACGAGGTGGAGACCCTGGCCGAGATCGGCATCATCCTCCTGCTGTTCACCATCGGCCTGGAGTTCTCCGCCACCCAGCTAAAACAAATGCGGCGGCCCGCCTTACTCGGCGGCGCGCTCCAGGTGGGGCTCACCGTGGCGGCCAGCGCGGGCGCGGCCCTGGCCCTGGGCGAGACCCCGGGCCAGGCGGTGTTCATCGGCTTCGTGGTGGCCCTGTCCAGCACGGCCATCGTGCTAAAGCTCCTGCAAGACCGCGCCGCCCTGGACGGCCCCAGCGGGCGCACCTCCCTGGGCATCCTCATCTTCCAGGACGTGGCCGTGGTGGGCATGTTGTTGGCCATGCCCTTTTTGGCCACCGTCCCGGCCGGGGCCCAGCCCATGGGCGAAGTGGGCTGGGAGCTTCTGCTCAAGGGCCTGGCGGCCATGGCCATCATCCTGGTGGGGGCCCGCTGGGTCTTCCCGGGGCTCATGGACCGCATGGCCGCCACCCGCAACCGCGAGCTGTTCATCATCGCGGTGGTGGTGGTGCTCTTCGGGGTGGCCTGGCTCACCTCCTGGGCAGGGCTGTCGCTCGCCCTGGGCGCGTTTTTGGCCGGGCTCATCCTGGCCGGCTCGCGCTATTCCCACCAGGCCATCGGCAGCGTCATCCCCATGCGGGACCTGTTCACCAGCCTGTTCTTCGTCTCCATCGGCATGCTCTTGGACCTGGGCTTCCTCTTGGCCCATCCCGGCTGGGTGGCCCTGGGCACCGGGCTGGTTATCCTGGGCAAGGGCGTCCTGGCCGGGGGCGCGGCCCTGGCGCTCCGCCTGCCGCTCCGGGTGGCCTTGGGGGTGGGGCTCACCCTGGCCCAGGTGGGCGAGTTCTCCTTTGTCCTGGCCCGGGGGGGCATCAAGCTGGGACTCTTATCGGCCAACGCCTACCAGCTCATGCTGGACGTGGCGGTCCTCACCATGGCCCTGACCCCGGCCATGGTCTGGCTGGGCCAGCGCCTGGCCCGGCGCACCCCTCTGCTCACCCGCCTACACCACGGCGGCCGGGCCGAGGCTCAGGCCCAGGAGCACGGGGTGCCCGAGATGGTGGGCCACGTCATCGTGGTGGGCTACGGCATCAATGGCCAGAACGTGACCCGCGCGGCCCGCTCGGCGGGCATCCCCTACGTGGTGGTGGAGATGAACTCCTCCACGGTGAACCGCGAGGAGGCCAAGGGCGAACCCATCATCTTCGGCGACGCCATGAACCACGCGGTGCTGGAGCACGCGGGGCTCTCCAAGGCGCGGGTGCTGGTGGTGGCCATCGCCGACCCGGTGGCCGCCCGCCACATCGTGGCCACGGCCAAGGACCTGAACCCGGCCCTGTACGTCATCGCGCGCACCCGCTTCTTGCAGGAGATGGAGGCGCTCTACGAGCTGGGGGCCGACGAGGTGGTGCCCGAGGAATACGAAACCGCGGTGGAGATCTTCGCGCGGGTGCTCAGACGCTTTCTGGTGCCCCAGGACGAGATCGAGCGCCAGGTGGCCGCGCTACGGGCCGAGGGCTACGAGATGCTGCGCACCCTGGCCACCCCCGGCGGGGCCCAGCAGGAGATCTGCCGCATGATCCCGGACGTGAACATCGCCACCTTGCAGGTGAACCCCGGCGCGGTCAGCGTGGGCCGCTCCATCGCCGAGCTGGCCATGAGGCAGCGCCACGGGGTCACCGTCCTGGCGGTGCGCCACGGCGACGAGACCGTGGCCAACCCCCCGGCCGCCACGGTTCTGAACGAGGGCGACTACCTGGTGCTCCTGGCCGATCCCGAAGCCTTGGAAGGGGTGCGGGCGCTGTTTAGATAGGAGTTGGTCGGGCCTAGCCGCCGGCCGAGCTGCCCGAACCCCGCAGGGGCTTGACGCTGTCCCAGTCGCTACGGGAGCGTTGGGCCAGCCACAGGTCGTGATTCTTCTGCAAATTCAGCCAAAAGTCCGGGGTGGTATCCAGGGCGATGGAGAGCAGCATGGCCATCTCCGGGCTGACCCCCGCCCGTTGGTTGACGATCATGGAGATGGTCTTGCGCGATACCCCCACCGCCTCGGCCAGCTCGGTGTTGGAGATGCCCAGCGGTTCCAGATAGCGGCGCTTGAGGATGCCCCCGGGGTGGCTGGGCTGGCGCTTACGTATACGCATGGGCTCGTCTCCTTTAGTGGGGTTGCTGGTAGTCGACATCATAGGCGTTGCCGTTTTCAAACCGGAAAATCACCCGCCAGGGCCCGTTGACGTCCACCGACCAGAATCCCGCCTCCTTGGGGTGCCAGGGGTGCAGGCGCAAACCCGGCGCGTCCATGTCCTCCACCACAACCGCCGCGTCCAACATGTCCAGAATGTCGCCCAGCTTGGCCGCGTGCTTGGGTTGTATGCCCTTTTTGCTGCCTTCGTAGAAAAAAGTTTCCAAACCCTTATGGGCAAAACCTTTAATCAATACGGACCCCCCAGCGCATTTAGTGTAACCACACAGGTTACACATGTCAACCGGCTAAATTTTGCATTGAAAGCCAAGGCTGGCGAGTCGCCCCAGCCTTAAACCATCCCCAGCCTCGCCGCCGTTGCCGCCGCCGTCACCCTATCTTCCACCCCCAGCTTTTCAAAAATATGGGTGACGTGGGTCTTGATGGTGTGGGGGCTGAGGCCCAGGACGCGGGCGATCTCGGGGTTACTAAAGCCCTGGGCCAGCAGGGAGAGCACCTGGCGCTGGCGGGAGGTGAGGCCCTCTGCGGGCAGGGGGGCCAGGCCATCGCCCACCGCGTTTTCCAGGCGGCCCAGATAGCGCTCCAAGCGGGCCTGGTCCTGCTTTTGGCCGGTGATGGCAAATCCCAGCTTGACCACGTAGCGGACCTGGCCGTCCGGCCCGGTGATGGGCCAGGAGTGCACCCGCCGCCATTCGTGGCCGCGCTGGGGCAGGGGGATCAGCTTCTCGCGCACCGCCGGGCGGTTGCTCTCGAAAGTTTGGCTGATGGGGCAGTCCGGGCAAGGGCCCGAGCGGTGGAAAAAGGCTTCGTAACACACCCGGCCCACCAGGTTCTCGGGACCCCAGACGTGGGCCTCGCTGCCGAAGGTGTTGCACCACACCACCCGGTAGTCGCGGTCCAGCACCTGCACCGGATCGTCGATGCTGTCAAATATGGCCTGGGTGAAGCCGTCCATCGCCATATCCGCCTGGGCGGGCATGATCGTCCTCCGCTTGGCCTTCCCCGCCGGGCGCGGGGTTGATTACAATCATGTCACGCCGGGCGCGCATGTCAAGCCCATGCCGGAGCCGCCCGGACGGGTGCACTCAGCGGCCCGGTTCCGCCCCGCGCCCACCCCTGGCCAGCAGACCGAAATGCGGCCAAACACTACAAAATGTTGTGGTGCTTGCGGTTTGAGTTGTGCTATCTAGGGTGAGAAGGCGTGTCCGCCGTCACGGGTTAATTTAGGCTTGGAGTGCACCGGCGGCATGGGCGGCACCCTCGGGAGGAAACGGCATGGCCAAGAAAATCCTGCTCATCGCCCTGGCTCTCATCCTGTTGGGCGCGGCTCCGGCCGCCGCCGCCGAGATGGGCAGCTCCTACTACTTCATCAAAAAGGGCATGTTCGAGATCGGCTTGCAGGGTGGCTATGCCAACTCCACCAAGATGAAGGACACCACTCTGACCTCCCACGGCACCGGGGGCAACATCCTCGCGCCCAAGAGCGACGTGGAGGTAAAGCAGGACACCACCATAGGCGCGATCATCACCTACGGGGTCATCGACCGCATCAACGTGTGGGCCGAGCTGGGCACCACCCTGGACGGCCGCCTGAGCGGCGCGGTGCAGGTGCCGGGCTACGGCACCTACCAGGTGGAGAGCACCCTGGGCGGGGTCTTCTCCTGGGCCTTCGGCGTCAAAGGGCAGATATATCAGCAAAAGAAGAAAAAGGGCTTCGGCGTGGCGGCCAGCCTGCGCTACTACCGCTACGACGACCGTTCGGCCGACTCCTGGACCGTCACCGGCGGCGACGTAAGCACCGCCGGGCTTTCCACCGACACCAAGTACAGCTATTGGCAGGCCGATGCCACCGTGAGCGCCTACTGGCTGTTCAAGAGCTGGGTGCCCTACGTGGGCATGAAGTACTCCTACGCCGAGGGGAGCCTCACCGGCAACTGGCGGCTTTCCCAGGACAACCGGGGCAGCGTGGACACCACCTACGAGCCCGAGATGGAGCTGGGCTTCTTCGCGGGCGTGGACTTCTTCCTGGGCAAGAACTGGCGCCTCAACGTGCAAGGCAACTTCTACAACACCACCGCCCTGTACGTGGGCGGCAGCTACATCTTCTAACCATCCGGCCAATTGATGAGCAAAACGTCACCGGCGGGGCCAGGGCCGTTGCTTGGCCTGGCCGCCCGGCCGTGGCAGGATAAGCCATGCCCGACGTAGTGCTCATAAACCCGTCCTGGGGCGGCGCGGTATCCAAGCGGGGCAACCGCTACAACCGGCGCTGGCCTCCCCTGGATTTGCTGAACCTGGCCGCCATCCTCCGGGCCCAGGGGGCCACGGTGGAGCTGATCGACGCCCGCGCGGTGCCCACCTCGCCCTCGGTGATCAAGGCCCTGGCCGCCCGGGCCGACACCGCTTTCATCACCTCCAGCCCCCTGGACCGCTGGCAATGCCCCAACCTGGAGTTGGCCGCCTTTGATGAGCTGGCCCAGAGCCTGAACCACCCCGGCCTGGTGGTGCTGGGGGTGCACGGCACCGTGAGCCCCAAGGAAGTGCTGGAGGCCACCGGGGCCTGGGCCCTGGTGCGCGGCGAGCCCGAGACCGCCGCCGCCGCCCTGGCCGCGGGCCAATCGCGCGCCGGCACCCCGGGCGCGGCCTGGCTGGCGGGTGGCGAGCTCAGGCTCGGCCCCGAGCCCCAGCCGGTGGACCTGGCCGCCTTGTCGATGCCCGCCTTTGACCTGGCCCCGCCCGCGCTCTATGAGTACGAGGTGCTGGGCCCGGACTTCGCGCTCATCGAGAGCAGCCGGGGCTGCCCCTTTTCCTGCCGCTTTTGTCTAAAGGAAATGTACGGGCCGGGCATGCGCTACAAGGCCCTGGAGCGGGTGTTGGCCGAGGTGGAGGCGGTGGCCCGCCTGGGGGCCAAAAACTTCTACTTCATGGACCTGGAGCTCACGGCCAACCGCTCCCGCGCCCTGGAGCTGTGCGCCGCGCTGGCCGAGCTCAACCACGGCATGGCCTGGTGCTGCCAGACCCGGGTGGACACGGTGGACCCCGAGGTGCTCTCGGCCCTGGCCAAGGCGGGCTGCCGCCTGGTGCACTACGGCGTCGAGTCGGGCTCCCTGCCGGTCCTCCAGCGCCTGGGCAAGAAGATCACGCCGGATCAGGTGCGCACCGCCGTGGCCCGGACCGTGGAGGCGGGCATGCAGGCGGCCTGCTTTTTCATGCTGGGCTTCCCCGGCGAGACCGACGCCGACCGCGCCGCCACCCTGGCCCTGGCCAAGAGCCTGCCCGCGGGCATGGCCTCTTTCCACCTGGCCACCCCCTACCCGGCCACCGGCCTGGCCGCCGACTGCCCCGGCCTGCCCCCTTGGTCCGAGTTCGACAGCGAGCACTTCTCCCGCGAGGAGCTGGAGGCCTGGCGCAGGAAGGCCTACCTGGGCTTCTACCTCAACCCCAAGCGCATCACCCAGCTGCTCAGCCACGGCGGCCCGCAGCTCATCAAGCGGGGCGCCAAGCTCTTCACCAACTTCTTGAAGTAAACGGCGGCCGCGCCGACCAGCCCCCCGGCTAAACCAGCAACCTATCAATTAAATTAATGATTGTTGGGTTTCGCTTCGCTCTACCCAACATGGAAGATAAGGCGTTTTTTTGCCGAGGTCACCCAGGGCCGGCATAAGGCCTGAGGCAAATTAGGGGGGTTCGTTGGCGGGACGGTCTCGCGGACTTGGGCAAGCGGAGGTAGGTTCGACAAAATGTTGGCAGGCCGGCGAGAGGCAGGCCGGGGCGGCGCGGGGAGATGCCGGCCCAGAGGCGACCCCGACGAGG harbors:
- a CDS encoding FAD-dependent oxidoreductase, encoding MDSYPLLFEPITLNQLELRNRIVVPAMHLNCTPGGAVSDQLVAFYRERAAGGAGLMIVGGCVINQKAGGPIFVSIMKDEDIPGFERLAKAAHQHGAKIGAQLYMAGAYSHSMLIGGEAISASAHTSRYTKEDCRAMSPEEIASVQDDFAAAARRAKEAGLDMVEILGSAGYLICQFLSPFINQREDEYGGSLDNRMRFGLETIAKVRAAVGDDFCVGIRIAGNDFVPGSHTNEEAALFAQACEKAGVDLINVTGGWHETRVPQITQELPPGGFSYLARGVKWAVDRVPVAASNRIHSPELAEAILARGDADLICMGRPLLADPELPLKAQAGTSELIRRCVACNQGCFDAIPQMKPVGCMVNPRAGREAKDPGPEPVAAPKKVVVIGGGPAGCQAALTAAGRGHRVTLIEKATRLGGQLAWWNQPLMKNDFGSIPAWQAATLEDLGVEVLLGTEATADSVAALNPDAVVLATGSAPATPPIPGADGDNVFTAWQVIRGEALCRGRVVVIGGGAVGLETALYVARQGALTPEQTYFIELFGAETPEVTGRLVAQGSHPVTVLEALPKIGAGIGRSTRWITFGLIKRFGLTVHTKVKVTAIGEGTVSAVIDGQEQELQADTVILATGAKPQDGLAAALEGKGLKVVAVGDCGGGADALNAIRSGYKAGAGL
- a CDS encoding KAP family NTPase; this translates as MASTDSSVKSLLTKAEKNLVSFEEDHLGREPLASTLSQLARTVTQPFVLAIDSPWGTGKTTFLKMWQEMLQKDGCSVIYFNAWENDFVEDPLSAFFGEIEGLVEQIKKQGKGTKLIEKYLEDIKSHGKGLIKNAIPILLSIVTRGAIASSGIELDKLNLQNENFENLVKGVSEDIIVNYRKNKESVIYFKNSLEKFARQIRKQYGDKYPLIIFVDELDRCRPDFAIKLLERIKHIFDAPNVMFVLAMDMEALSSAVARIYGLKMKEEGYLLRFFDFKIELPPPDRFEYTSYLLTQFHLEEALSRWHDPTKNDFGKYIGMIVGELCGIHNVSLRQQNRMMTVLNMVLRAVDYKHGKVGQLDIESVMASAFMPVIFTFFKVIRPDIYCFIKAGKADAIKSAFPLEPGPVDRKRILPRTIGRACIEMFCARLTRENDFYSWATNYFKQQQNSDDQYKEVKRHWEANFAGMLLHYPQIYENKLFEIIELMWR
- a CDS encoding cation:proton antiporter codes for the protein MEGVLLKDIVIIYALAAGVVYLFHKVKLPPVVGFLLTGVLAGPHGFGLISSVHEVETLAEIGIILLLFTIGLEFSATQLKQMRRPALLGGALQVGLTVAASAGAALALGETPGQAVFIGFVVALSSTAIVLKLLQDRAALDGPSGRTSLGILIFQDVAVVGMLLAMPFLATVPAGAQPMGEVGWELLLKGLAAMAIILVGARWVFPGLMDRMAATRNRELFIIAVVVVLFGVAWLTSWAGLSLALGAFLAGLILAGSRYSHQAIGSVIPMRDLFTSLFFVSIGMLLDLGFLLAHPGWVALGTGLVILGKGVLAGGAALALRLPLRVALGVGLTLAQVGEFSFVLARGGIKLGLLSANAYQLMLDVAVLTMALTPAMVWLGQRLARRTPLLTRLHHGGRAEAQAQEHGVPEMVGHVIVVGYGINGQNVTRAARSAGIPYVVVEMNSSTVNREEAKGEPIIFGDAMNHAVLEHAGLSKARVLVVAIADPVAARHIVATAKDLNPALYVIARTRFLQEMEALYELGADEVVPEEYETAVEIFARVLRRFLVPQDEIERQVAALRAEGYEMLRTLATPGGAQQEICRMIPDVNIATLQVNPGAVSVGRSIAELAMRQRHGVTVLAVRHGDETVANPPAATVLNEGDYLVLLADPEALEGVRALFR
- a CDS encoding HigA family addiction module antidote protein codes for the protein MRIRKRQPSHPGGILKRRYLEPLGISNTELAEAVGVSRKTISMIVNQRAGVSPEMAMLLSIALDTTPDFWLNLQKNHDLWLAQRSRSDWDSVKPLRGSGSSAGG
- a CDS encoding type II toxin-antitoxin system RelE/ParE family toxin, whose amino-acid sequence is METFFYEGSKKGIQPKHAAKLGDILDMLDAAVVVEDMDAPGLRLHPWHPKEAGFWSVDVNGPWRVIFRFENGNAYDVDYQQPH
- a CDS encoding LuxR C-terminal-related transcriptional regulator; translated protein: MPAQADMAMDGFTQAIFDSIDDPVQVLDRDYRVVWCNTFGSEAHVWGPENLVGRVCYEAFFHRSGPCPDCPISQTFESNRPAVREKLIPLPQRGHEWRRVHSWPITGPDGQVRYVVKLGFAITGQKQDQARLERYLGRLENAVGDGLAPLPAEGLTSRQRQVLSLLAQGFSNPEIARVLGLSPHTIKTHVTHIFEKLGVEDRVTAAATAARLGMV
- a CDS encoding radical SAM protein, which translates into the protein MPDVVLINPSWGGAVSKRGNRYNRRWPPLDLLNLAAILRAQGATVELIDARAVPTSPSVIKALAARADTAFITSSPLDRWQCPNLELAAFDELAQSLNHPGLVVLGVHGTVSPKEVLEATGAWALVRGEPETAAAALAAGQSRAGTPGAAWLAGGELRLGPEPQPVDLAALSMPAFDLAPPALYEYEVLGPDFALIESSRGCPFSCRFCLKEMYGPGMRYKALERVLAEVEAVARLGAKNFYFMDLELTANRSRALELCAALAELNHGMAWCCQTRVDTVDPEVLSALAKAGCRLVHYGVESGSLPVLQRLGKKITPDQVRTAVARTVEAGMQAACFFMLGFPGETDADRAATLALAKSLPAGMASFHLATPYPATGLAADCPGLPPWSEFDSEHFSREELEAWRRKAYLGFYLNPKRITQLLSHGGPQLIKRGAKLFTNFLK